In a genomic window of Brassica rapa cultivar Chiifu-401-42 chromosome A10, CAAS_Brap_v3.01, whole genome shotgun sequence:
- the LOC103845273 gene encoding cation/H(+) antiporter 24, which translates to MVRHFPSNDRILMPIHIGFWPEDPPPTGEVSTRDLSSRLPVVCRHIHSKQPFGMFRGENAMNYAFSTFLIEAILIIFFIKTTCFLLRPLRQPRIVCEIIGGMMIGPSMLGGSRNFNYYLFPPISNYICENLGLLGFVYFFFITAAKTDVSAIAKSPRKHKYIAVIGIVVPLVCTLATGMAMRDKMDKNMRKFSSVGSIAFALAFSSFPVIYTVLRDMNLLNSEVGKFAMSVALIGDMAAIVALIFFEALNQVEEGGATAIVWYLISVVIFNAFMSLVVARALEWVVDQTPEGKLVDQNYIVMILMGVLVACFITDMFGLSMGMGPILLGFIVPQGPPLGSTLAIRSETFIHEFLMPFSFGLVGLKTNVNLITNDIWEQKLSPLVYMTVVGFISKFLAVFSAAVFFKIPTRDSLTLGLMLNLRGQIDTLLYLHWIDKNIIGLPGFAILVLHALVVTGIATPLISFLYDPDRPYRISKYRTIQHTPPSTEVGLVLAVADHEALSGLFTFLDLANPTTTSPFCIYAIQLVELMGRASPVFIDHEEEEEEEEDDEEEVEEEEDEGARRNQVQTAFRLYQEKRDECVTLRAYTAHAPKRLMYHNICQLALANKTAFILLPYQQERLDDDAPTELRNSGMLSVNADVLAHTPCSVCIYYDKGRRRNARSQETYRFVVLFLGGADNREALHLADRMTVNPDITLTVIRFLSFNHEGEDEREKKLDDGVVTWFWVKNEEKERVSYREVVVKNGAETLAAIQALNDNDYDLWITGKREGINPKIIEGLAEWSENHQLGVIGDTVAKSVFASEGSVLVVQQQVRNQKGGGFLNGKFDYKKLVSYWSCNNC; encoded by the exons ATGGTTAGGCATTTCCCCAGCAATGACCGGATTCTCATGCCAATCCATATTGGGTTCTGGCCAGAGGACCCACCACCCACCGGTGAGGTTAGTACTCGAGATTTGTCGTCTAGACTTCCGGTGGTTTGTCGACACATTCACAGTAAGCAACCATTTGGAATGTTCAGAGGCGAAAACGCTATGAACTATGCATTTTCAACTTTCTTGATCGAGGCAATTCTTATTATCTTCTTCATCAAAACCACATGCTTCCTCCTTCGACCTCTACGTCAACCTCGTATCGTCTGCGAGATCATT GGTGGAATGATGATAGGACCGTCGATGCTTGGAGGAAGCAGGAACTTCAATTACTACTTGTTCCCACCGATATCAAATTACATATGTGAAAACTTGGGACTGTTGGGATTTGTTTACTTCTTCTTTATCACTGCGGCCAAAACTGACGTTTCAGCCATTGCAAAGTCTCCAAGAAAGCATAAGTACATTGCTGTGATCGGCATTGTCGTCCCCCTGGTCTGCACTTTGGCCACGGGGATGGCAATGCGAGACAAAATGGACAAGAACATGAGAAAGTTTTCATCCGTTGGATCGATTGCGTTTGCCTTGGCTTTTAGTTCTTTCCCTGTCATCTACACCGTCTTAAGAGACATGAACCTTCTCAACTCTGAAGTAGGCAAGTTCGCCATGTCGGTGGCTCTCATTGGAGACATGGCAGCGATTGTTGCTCTTATTTTTTTCGAGGCCTTGAATCAGGTAGAGGAAGGAGGAGCCACGGCTATAGTTTGGTATCTTATATCGGTCGTTATATTCAATGCTTTTATGTCTTTGGTTGTGGCACGAGCTCTTGAGTGGGTGGTCGACCAAACGCCAGAGGGAAAACTCGTCGACCAAAACTATATTGTAATGATTCTCATGGGTGTTCTTGTCGCTTGTTTCATTACAGACATGTTTGGTTTATCTATGGGCATGGGACCCATTTTGCTAGGGTTCATTGTCCCTCAAGGTCCACCTTTGGGTTCGACGCTGGCTATTAGGAGCGAGACTTTCATCCATGAGTTCTTGATGCCTTTCTCCTTTGGTTTGGTGGGACTCAAGACCAATGTCAATCTTATCACCAATGATATTTGGGAACAAAAGCTCTCTCCTCTTGTCTACATGACAGTCGTTGGATTCATCTCTAAGTTTCTCGCTGTGTTTTCCGCTGCTGTCTTCTTTAAAATCCCCACCAGAGACAGCCTCACGCTTGGTCTCATGCTGAACTTGAGAGGCCAGATAGATACCTTGCTCTACTTGCACTGGATAGACAAAAATATAATCGGTTTACCCGGTTTTGCTATCTTGGTTTTGCATGCCCTTGTGGTTACGGGAATAGCTACACCGCTTATCAGCTTCCTTTACGATCCAGATCGTCCTTACAGGATCAGCAAGTACCGCACCATACAACACACTCCCCCGTCTACCGAGGTGGGACTTGTTCTCGCCGTCGCCGACCACGAAGCCTTGTCCGGTTTGTTCACCTTCCTCGACCTTGCTAATCCCACTACAACTAGCCCCTTTTGTATATACGCTATCCAGTTAGTGGAGTTAATGGGGCGAGCCTCGCCGGTTTTTATCGACcacgaggaggaggaagaggaagaggaggacgATGAGGAAgaggtggaagaagaagaagatgaaggtgCCCGGAGAAACCAGGTGCAAACCGCATTTAGGTTGTACCAAGAGAAAAGAGATGAATGTGTAACGCTACGTGCCTACACAGCTCATGCTCCAAAGCGTCTAATGTACCACAACATTTGCCAGCTAGCATTGGCTAATAAAACCGCTTTTATCCTCTTACCTTATCAGCAAGAACGTCTCGACGACGATGCACCAACGGAGCTACGTAACTCCGGCATGTTATCCGTGAACGCGGATGTCTTGGCCCACACGCCATGCTCTGTTTGTATCTATTACGACAAGGGACGGCGTAGAAACGCTCGGTCCCAAGAAACGTACCGTTTTGTTGTTCTGTTCTTAGGAGGAGCTGATAACAGAGAAGCTCTGCATCTGGCGGACAGGATGACGGTGAATCCAGACATAACCCTGACGGTGATTAGGTTCTTGTCGTTCAACCACGAAGGAGAGGACGAGAGGGAGAAGAAGCTGGACGACGGGGTGGTGACGTGGTTTTGGGTCAAGAATGAAGAGAAGGAGAGGGTTAGTTACAGGGAGGTTGTGGTAAAGAACGGTGCGGAGACGCTGGCGGCAATACAAGCGTTGAATGACAACGACTATGATCTGTGGATAACGGGGAAGAGAGAAGGTATCAATCCAAAGATTATAGAAGGGCTTGCGGAGTGGAGTGAGAACCACCAGCTTGGAGTTATTGGAGACACTGTGGCTAAGAGTGTGTTTGCATCGGAAGGTTCGGTGTTGGTAGTACAGCAACAGGTGAGGAACCAGAAAGGTGGTGGTTTCTTGAATGGCAAGTTTGATTACAAGAAGTTAGTGTCTTATTGGTCTTGTAATAATTGTTAG
- the LOC103845274 gene encoding transcription initiation factor TFIID subunit 15b isoform X2, whose product MSGTYNQGGGGGGAPIPSYGGDGYGGGGGYGGRSASGGGGYGGRGGYGGGGGRGNQGGGGGYGDRGGRGGGGGGGRGGGGRDGGGRDGDWRCPNPSCGNVNFARRVECNKCGAPAPSGTGDRGGGRGASDRGGGGGRDSGRDSGRSYESSRYDGGSRSGGGGGSYGSDSQHRGNGSYGQGPPPPLAAIPSYDGSGSYPPPPMGYGMEAVPPPSSYAGGPPSYGGPTGGYGGDAPSTGGRGGRGGGGYDGGSAPRRQEPSYEDAPAEKVKQCDENCDETCDNARIYINNLPPDVTTDELKDLFGGIGQVGRIKQKRGYKDQWPYNIKIYTDDKGKNKGDACLAYEDPSAAHSAGGFFNNYEMRGNKISVTMAEKSAPKAPAFDQRGGGRGGGGGGGYGGGGGDRRRDNYGSGPDRNHHGGNRSRPY is encoded by the exons ATGTCTGGGACGTACAATCAAGGCGGCGGCGGCGGTGGTGCGCCTATTCCGTCGTACGGTGGTGATGGATACGGAGGAGGTGGAGGTTATGGAGGTCGCAGTGCCTCTGGCGGAGGTGGATACGGCGGACGCGGTGGTTACGGTGGCGGCGGCGGTAGAGGAAATCAAG GCGGTGGTGGTGGATATGGTGATCGCGGTGGAAGAggaggcggcggcggcggcgggaGAGGTGGTGGTGGTAGAGATGGTGGCGGCAGAGATGGTGATTGGCGTTGCCCTAACCCAAG CTGTGGGAACGTGAACTTTGCAAGGAGAGTTGAATGTAACAAGTGTGGTGCACCTGCTCCTTCTGGCACGGGTGACCGAGGAGGTGGCCGAGGTGCCAGTGatcgtggtggtggtggtggtcgtgATAGTGGCCGTGATAGTGGTAGGAGCTACGAGAGTAGTAGATATGATGGTGGCAGTAGgagcggtggtggtggtggctctTATGGGAGTGATAGTCAACATAGGGGTAATGGTTCTTATGGTCAGGGTCCTCCACCTCCTTTGGCGGCTATTCCATCCTACGATGGTTCTGGCAGTTACCCTCCTCCACCCATGGGGTATGGAATGGAAGCAGTTCCCCCGCCTTCAAGCTATGCTGGTGGTCCACCTTCGTATGGTGGTCCCACAGGGGGTTATGGCGGTGATGCACCGAGCACTGGTGGTCGGGGTGGTAGAGGTGGTGGTGGCTACGATGGTGGTAGTGCTCCTCGACGCCAGGAACCTAGTTATGAAGATGCACCTGCTGAAAAAGTCAAGCAGTGCGACGAGAATTGTGATGAAACTTGTGATAATGCCAGAATATATATCAATAATTTACCTCCGGATGTGACGACCGATGAACTCAAGGATCTCTTTGGTGGCATTGGTCAA GTTGGAAGAATCAAGCAGAAGCGGGGTTACAAAGATCAGTGGCCATATAACATCAAGATTTACACTGATGACAAGGGAAAGAACAAAGGTGACGCCTGCCTGGCTTATGAAGATCCTAGCGCAGCACACTCGGCAGGCGGCTTTTTCAACA ATTATGAAATGAGGGGGAACAAGATTAGTGTAACGATGGCAGAGAAGTCTGCACCTAAAGCTCCTGCTTTTGACCAGAG AGGCGGTggtagaggaggaggaggaggaggtggctATGGTGGTGGTGGGGGAGACAGAAGAAGAGATAACTATGGTTCAGGACCAGACAGAAACCACCATGGAGGAAACCGTTCTCGTCCGTATTGA
- the LOC103845274 gene encoding transcription initiation factor TFIID subunit 15b isoform X1, whose translation MSGTYNQGGGGGGAPIPSYGGDGYGGGGGYGGRSASGGGGYGGRGGYGGGGGRGNQGGGGGYGDRGGRGGGGGGGRGGGGRDGGGRDGDWRCPNPSCGNVNFARRVECNKCGAPAPSGTGDRGGGRGASDRGGGGGRDSGRDSGRSYESSRYDGGSRSGGGGGSYGSDSQHRGNGSYGQGPPPPLAAIPSYDGSGSYPPPPMGYGMEAVPPPSSYAGGPPSYGGPTGGYGGDAPSTGGRGGRGGGGYDGGSAPRRQEPSYEDAPAEKVKQCDENCDETCDNARIYINNLPPDVTTDELKDLFGGIGQVITLVGRIKQKRGYKDQWPYNIKIYTDDKGKNKGDACLAYEDPSAAHSAGGFFNNYEMRGNKISVTMAEKSAPKAPAFDQRGGGRGGGGGGGYGGGGGDRRRDNYGSGPDRNHHGGNRSRPY comes from the exons ATGTCTGGGACGTACAATCAAGGCGGCGGCGGCGGTGGTGCGCCTATTCCGTCGTACGGTGGTGATGGATACGGAGGAGGTGGAGGTTATGGAGGTCGCAGTGCCTCTGGCGGAGGTGGATACGGCGGACGCGGTGGTTACGGTGGCGGCGGCGGTAGAGGAAATCAAG GCGGTGGTGGTGGATATGGTGATCGCGGTGGAAGAggaggcggcggcggcggcgggaGAGGTGGTGGTGGTAGAGATGGTGGCGGCAGAGATGGTGATTGGCGTTGCCCTAACCCAAG CTGTGGGAACGTGAACTTTGCAAGGAGAGTTGAATGTAACAAGTGTGGTGCACCTGCTCCTTCTGGCACGGGTGACCGAGGAGGTGGCCGAGGTGCCAGTGatcgtggtggtggtggtggtcgtgATAGTGGCCGTGATAGTGGTAGGAGCTACGAGAGTAGTAGATATGATGGTGGCAGTAGgagcggtggtggtggtggctctTATGGGAGTGATAGTCAACATAGGGGTAATGGTTCTTATGGTCAGGGTCCTCCACCTCCTTTGGCGGCTATTCCATCCTACGATGGTTCTGGCAGTTACCCTCCTCCACCCATGGGGTATGGAATGGAAGCAGTTCCCCCGCCTTCAAGCTATGCTGGTGGTCCACCTTCGTATGGTGGTCCCACAGGGGGTTATGGCGGTGATGCACCGAGCACTGGTGGTCGGGGTGGTAGAGGTGGTGGTGGCTACGATGGTGGTAGTGCTCCTCGACGCCAGGAACCTAGTTATGAAGATGCACCTGCTGAAAAAGTCAAGCAGTGCGACGAGAATTGTGATGAAACTTGTGATAATGCCAGAATATATATCAATAATTTACCTCCGGATGTGACGACCGATGAACTCAAGGATCTCTTTGGTGGCATTGGTCAAGTAATTACTCTG GTTGGAAGAATCAAGCAGAAGCGGGGTTACAAAGATCAGTGGCCATATAACATCAAGATTTACACTGATGACAAGGGAAAGAACAAAGGTGACGCCTGCCTGGCTTATGAAGATCCTAGCGCAGCACACTCGGCAGGCGGCTTTTTCAACA ATTATGAAATGAGGGGGAACAAGATTAGTGTAACGATGGCAGAGAAGTCTGCACCTAAAGCTCCTGCTTTTGACCAGAG AGGCGGTggtagaggaggaggaggaggaggtggctATGGTGGTGGTGGGGGAGACAGAAGAAGAGATAACTATGGTTCAGGACCAGACAGAAACCACCATGGAGGAAACCGTTCTCGTCCGTATTGA
- the LOC103845275 gene encoding glucan endo-1,3-beta-glucosidase 9 — MECLLGPDSIVRQSRSFTELMTRRLYLLLPLLLAVTAEISLTKFSAGAIGVNWGTEALHPLPPSKVVELLKSNGIAKVKLFDADPKVLRALSGSNIGVTVGIPNSMVKSLNASRKVAESWVHDNVTRYFDGGNRVRIEYVAVGDEPFLQSYGNQYRPFVIGAAMNIQNALAKASLASEVKVVVPSSFDSFLSESGRASSGHFRADLNKTMIELLSFLTRHHSPFFVTISPFISFRQNKNISLDFSLFKETAKAHKDGRKAYRNSFDLSYNTLVTALSSIGFPDVDIVVSRIGWPTDGAANATSPTAEAFLKGLMGHLEKKTGSSPRFPVETYIESLLDEDKRNVSSGNFERHWGVFTFDGQAKYSFSFNHNAKKLVNAQNVQYLPPKWCVVNNNKDLSNASAKALEACSVSDCTSILPGGSCSGIGWPRNVSYAFNSLYQQSDHKAESCDFGGLGLITTVDPSEDKCRFWIQLDTSHSSPHIPIFFLSSSLLLLFLLS; from the exons ATGGAATGTCTTCTTGGCCCTGACAGTATCGTCCGTCAATCGAGGAGCTTCACTGAATTAATGACTCGTCGGCTGTATCTCCTCCTCCCTCTCCTCCTCGCCGTCACGGCGGAGATAAGCCTAACGAAATTCTCCGCCGGAGCCATCGGCGTGAACTGGGGGACGGAAGCTTTGCACCCTCTTCCACCTTCCAAGGTCGTAGAGCTTCTGAAATCCAACGGCATTGCGAAAGTGAAGCTCTTCGATGCCGACCCAAAGGTTCTCCGAGCTCTCTCTGGTTCAAACATTGGCGTCACCGTCGGAATCCCTAATTCCATGGTCAAGAGCTTGAATGCGTCTAGAAAGGTAGCAGAGAGCTGGGTCCATGACAATGTCACTCGTTACTTCGATGGAGGAAACAGAGTTCGAATCGA GTACGTGGCAGTTGGAGACGAGCCGTTTCTCCAGAGCTATGGCAATCAGTATAGGCCTTTTGTCATTGGAGCAGCGATGAACATCCAAAACGCTTTAGCTAAAGCTAGCTTGGCAAGTGAAGTGAAAGTCGTTGTCCCTTCCAGCTTCGACTCTTTTCTTTCTGAATCCGGTCGAGCTTCTTCAGGACACTTTAGAGCTGACCTCAACAAGACGATGATCGAACTCCTCTCCTTTCTCACAAGGCACCACTCTCCTTTCTTTGTGACGATCTCTCCTTTTATAAGCTTTCGCCAGAACAAGAACATCTCCTTAGACTTTAGCCTCTTCAAAGAAACAGCTAAAGCTCACAAAGACGGACGTAAAGCATACAGAAACAGCTTTGACCTTAGCTACAACACGCTTGTAACTGCATTGTCTAGTATTGGGTTTCCGGATGTGGATATCGTCGTGTCGAGGATCGGTTGGCCTACTGATGGAGCAGCAAACGCCACGTCACCGACTGCTGAGGCCTTCTTGAAAGGATTGATGGGTCACTTGGAGAAAAAGACTGGCTCTTCGCCGCGCTTTCCGGTTGAAACCTACATTGAAAGCCTCTTGGACGAAGATAAAAGAAACGTGTCTTCAGGGAACTTTGAGCGGCACTGGGGAGTGTTCACGTTCGATGGTCAAGCCAAATACAGTTTCAGTTTCAACCACAACGCAAAGAAACTGGTTAACGCGCAGAACGTTCAGTACCTTCCTCCTAAGTGGTGCGTTGTGAACAACAACAAGGACTTGTCAAACGCGTCAGCAAAAGCGCTAGAGGCGTGTTCTGTCTCGGACTGCACATCGATACTTCCTGGTGGGTCGTGTTCAGGGATAGGATGGCCGAGAAACGTGTCGTACGCGTTCAACAGCTTGTATCAGCAAAGTGATCACAAGGCAGAAAGCTGTGACTTTGGTGGACTTGGTTTGATCACTACCGTTGATCCTTCTGAGGATAAGTGTAGGTTCTGGATTCAGCTTGATACTTCTCATTCATCTCCTCACATTCCTATTTTCTTTCTGAGCTCGTCTCTCCTCCTACTCTTCCTACTGTCTTGA
- the LOC103845276 gene encoding cinnamoyl-CoA reductase 1 — protein sequence MSTEREVVCVTGASGCIGSWLVHLLLLRGYSVHATVKNLQDEKETKHLEALEGAATRLHLFEMDLLKYDTVSAAVNGCAGVFHLASPCIVDEVQDPEKQLLDPAVKGTLNVLTAAKEAGVKRVVVTSSISAITPSPNWPADKIKNEDCWADEDFCKQNGLWYPLSKTLAEKAAWEFAEEKGLDVVVVNPGTVMGPVIPPSINASMLMLQRLLEGCTETYENFFMGSVHFKDVALAHILVYENPSAKGRHLCVEAISHYGDFVAKVAELYPNYSVPKLPRETQPGLLRAKNAAKKLMELGLEFSSMEDIIKDGVESLKSKGYIS from the exons ATGTCGACGGAACGAGAAGTAGTCTGTGTCACCGGCGCAAGTGGCTGCATCGGGTCGTGGCTCGTCCATCTGCTCCTCCTCCGCGGCTACTCCGTCCACGCCACCGTGAAAAACCTCC AGGATGAGAAAGAGACCAAACATCTGGAAGCTCTCGAAGGTGCAGCCACGCGCCTCCATCTATTCGAGATGGATCTACTGAAGTACGACACTGTTTCCGCCGCCGTCAACGGATGTGCCGGCGTTTTCCACCTCGCATCTCCCTGTATCGTCGACGAAGTCCAAGATCCAGAG AAGCAACTACTTGATCCAGCGGTTAAGGGGACATTAAATGTACTCACGGCGGCGAAAGAAGCCGGCGTGAAGAGGGTTGTGGTGACGTCTTCCATATCGGCGATAACCCCAAGCCCCAACTGGCCTGCTGATAAGATCAAGAACGAGGACTGTTGGGCTGATGAAGACTTCTGCAAGCAAAATGGA TTGTGGTACCCACTTTCTAAGACGCTTGCTGAGAAGGCAGCTTGGGAGTTTGCTGAGGAGAAGGGACTAGATGTGGTTGTGGTGAATCCAGGAACCGTCATGGGTCCTGTCATTCCTCCATCCATCAACGCTAGCATGCTCATGCTTCAACGCCTCCTTGAAG GGTGTACAGAGACATACGAGAACTTCTTCATGGGTTCGGTGCATTTCAAGGATGTGGCATTAGCTCATATACTTGTCTACGAGAACCCATCTGCTAAAGGAAGACACTTGTGCGTTGAGGCCATCTCTCACTACGGTGATTTCGTAGCCAAAGTAGCTGAACTCTATCCCAATTACAGTGTCCCCAA GTTACCGAGAGAGACTCAACCGGGTTTACTCCGAGCCAAGAACGCAGCAAAGAAGCTGATGGAATTGGGGTTAGAGTTCAGTTCCATGGAGGATATCATCAAGGATGGTGTGGAGAGTCTTAAAAGCAAAGGATATATATCTTAA
- the LOC103845279 gene encoding protein LIGHT-DEPENDENT SHORT HYPOCOTYLS 5-like produces the protein MDGETAAAAKKAVATVASSTASPSRYEAQKRRDWDTFVKYLKNREPPLCQCRCSGAHVIEFLKYLDQFGKTKVHVAACPFFGEPNPPAQCTCPLRQAWGSLDSLVGRQRAAFEDIGGGLPESNPFAAKVVSIYLKEVREAQGKARGIPHGKKKWKRPRVAKATLNADDGGGGRGSGVAALVVSATMV, from the coding sequence ATGGATGGAGAAACCGCAGCAGCAGCGAAGAAGGCAGTGGCAACAGTGGCGAGTTCCACCGCATCGCCGAGCCGCTACGAGGCACAGAAGAGACGAGACTGGGACACTTTCGTCAAGTATCTAAAGAACCGCGAGCCACCTCTCTGCCAGTGTCGTTGCAGTGGCGCACACGTCATTGAGTTCCTCAAGTACCTCGACCAGTTTGGTAAGACCAAAGTCCACGTCGCGGCTTGTCCCTTCTTCGGAGAACCGAACCCACCGGCTCAGTGCACTTGCCCTCTCAGGCAGGCTTGGGGAAGCCTCGACTCTCTCGTCGGCCGCCAAAGGGCTGCGTTCGAGGATATCGGCGGTGGTCTTCCAGAGTCAAACCCTTTCGCTGCTAAGGTCGTTAGTATCTATCTGAAGGAAGTACGTGAAGCTCAGGGTAAGGCTCGAGGGATTCCCCACGGCAAGAAAAAATGGAAACGGCCTCGTGTAGCCAAGGCGACTCTAAACGCCGATGATGGAGGAGGTGGCCGTGGAAGTGGTGTTGCTGCTTTGGTTGTTTCTGCAACTATGGTTTAG
- the LOC103845278 gene encoding protein LIGHT-DEPENDENT SHORT HYPOCOTYLS 5 — MEGAAMAAASSSSSPSRYELQKRRDWNTFLQYLKNHKPPLTLSRCSGAHVIEFLKYLDQFGKTKVHVAACPFFGVPYPPAQCTCPLRQAWGSLDSLIGRLRAAFEEIGGGLPESNPLAAKAIRIYLKEVRETQAKARGIPYDKKKRKRPRTAKAAQNPHDGSSGGEGAGGSGDSALVVSATVV, encoded by the coding sequence ATGGAGGGAGCGGCGATGGCAGCGGCGAGTTCCTCATCATCACCAAGCCGCTACGAGTTGCAAAAGAGACGAGACTGGAACACTTTCCTTCAGTATCTAAAGAACCACAAGCCACCTTTAACCCTGTCTCGTTGCAGTGGCGCACACGTCATCGAGTTCCTTAAGTACCTCGACCAGTTTGGTAAGACCAAAGTCCACGTCGCGGCTTGTCCCTTCTTCGGAGTACCGTACCCACCGGCTCAGTGCACTTGCCCTCTCAGGCAGGCTTGGGGAAGCCTCGACTCTCTCATCGGCCGTCTAAGGGCTGCGTTCGAGGAGATCGGCGGTGGTCTTCCAGAGTCAAACCCTTTAGCTGCCAAAGCGATTAGGATCTATCTTAAAGAAGTACGTGAAACTCAGGCTAAGGCTCGAGGGATTCCCTACGACAAGAAGAAACGGAAACGACCTCGTACAGCTAAGGCAGCTCAAAATCCCCATGATGGATCGAGTGGTGGAGAAGGTGCCGGTGGAAGTGGTGATTCTGCTTTGGTTGTTTCTGCAACTGTGGTATAG